In the Chryseobacterium scophthalmum genome, one interval contains:
- a CDS encoding DUF7822 domain-containing protein, giving the protein MANRAYLYSANKELTKFRDVSECPNEIPLFYKIILGSETQMSTSKIWNFELPIVITGDFKNGLKKFYNFLDYLETQESVDKQKIAEFKNETDDFIEKHPERELDLLFLEGGEIDDLVGDIYPLEEQNEALYDEIISISKDIDEILEKKPENVFDFNDIYWLQAIKDDINTLSVYWTYVSYYSFNKS; this is encoded by the coding sequence ATGGCAAACAGAGCATATTTATACAGTGCTAATAAAGAATTAACCAAATTCCGTGATGTATCGGAATGTCCCAATGAAATTCCTTTATTCTATAAAATCATTTTGGGTTCTGAAACACAAATGTCTACCTCTAAAATATGGAACTTTGAACTCCCCATTGTCATAACAGGAGATTTTAAAAATGGACTGAAGAAATTTTACAATTTTTTAGATTACCTAGAAACTCAGGAGTCTGTTGATAAACAAAAAATTGCCGAATTTAAAAATGAAACAGACGATTTCATCGAAAAGCATCCGGAAAGAGAACTGGATTTATTGTTTTTAGAAGGAGGAGAAATTGATGACTTGGTTGGAGATATCTACCCTCTTGAAGAGCAAAATGAAGCACTTTACGATGAAATCATTTCAATCTCTAAAGACATTGATGAAATTCTGGAGAAAAAACCGGAAAATGTATTTGACTTTAATGATATATACTGGTTGCAAGCGATAAAAGATGACATCAATACATTGTCTGTATATTGGACGTATGTTTCCTATTATTCATTCAACAAATCTTAA
- a CDS encoding leucine-rich repeat domain-containing protein: MKNIISLIETWDSAHITTALAELKTDKALENNIITRYESLLQAIGGKTLKSLAHLPKKWGKLNNEKKAAVIEAFPADAVFFTNILDLNAKLRVDAWRDSHYSHQIPNSLSGIPNLKNVTELHLKHQQWETLPVEIGEMENLEVLNVSCNKLRELPDFILKLKKLRVLNLKQNYGLKTIPDISELTNLENVDFVYTDIKTLSEGFFNLKNLKEINTAESDLDKDTAIMRRLIKTFPNAEIYTNARKAIELEDNVDEDEFLNKEKIDISEYNLNYLPENLFRANAVKHLKIRCWNLKELSDNFDALQTLETLALDIGYDVAIIPSSIFRLKNLKELTIKGSGINSLPDNMEGLGNLEHLEMEHLQIKALPNSFKQLKNLRSFKIKYGTFDIFDAIAGLTNLEKIELEDYNTPFIIAAPLTQLINLRELRIRANQKITDAIFHLPKSIKKLRLRDNTRKDEETKLSLGKVLNHFDQATELDFEHIDFSDISEPILPNNSLNTLSLDYAKMTKLPDSFSNLTSLTYFRMFACSLEKLNPVLYDCHNLQNIRLSNAKFQSIPTGISKLQNLKHIGFECSDIEILPDDILDMKNLEKISLENCPLYKNKDFKTLIKKKIKGIKIVKGWYD, encoded by the coding sequence ATGAAAAACATCATCAGTCTCATAGAAACTTGGGATTCAGCTCATATTACAACCGCTTTAGCCGAGTTAAAAACTGATAAAGCTTTAGAAAATAACATTATTACTCGTTATGAATCGCTTTTACAGGCAATTGGTGGGAAAACACTCAAATCTTTGGCACATTTGCCGAAAAAATGGGGGAAATTAAACAACGAAAAGAAAGCCGCAGTGATCGAGGCATTTCCTGCCGATGCCGTTTTCTTTACAAATATCTTGGATCTGAATGCAAAACTTCGGGTAGATGCGTGGCGCGATTCACATTATTCGCACCAAATTCCAAATTCTTTAAGTGGTATTCCCAATTTAAAAAATGTTACAGAACTGCATTTGAAACATCAACAATGGGAAACGTTACCAGTAGAAATTGGCGAAATGGAAAACTTAGAAGTTTTGAATGTAAGCTGCAATAAATTGAGAGAACTTCCTGATTTTATATTGAAATTAAAAAAATTGCGTGTTCTTAATCTCAAACAAAATTATGGTTTAAAAACAATACCGGATATTTCAGAATTGACGAATCTGGAAAACGTCGATTTTGTTTATACTGATATTAAAACGCTTTCAGAAGGATTTTTCAATCTCAAAAACCTCAAAGAAATAAACACTGCTGAATCTGATCTAGATAAAGATACAGCAATCATGCGCCGTTTAATCAAAACTTTTCCAAATGCAGAAATTTATACCAATGCAAGAAAAGCTATTGAACTGGAAGATAATGTAGATGAAGATGAGTTTTTAAACAAAGAAAAAATCGATATCAGTGAATATAATCTGAATTACCTGCCTGAAAATCTGTTTCGTGCAAATGCAGTAAAACATTTGAAAATTCGCTGTTGGAACTTAAAAGAACTGTCTGATAATTTTGATGCATTACAAACCTTAGAAACCCTGGCTTTAGATATTGGATATGACGTTGCTATTATTCCATCAAGTATTTTTAGATTGAAAAACTTAAAAGAACTTACAATAAAGGGTTCAGGTATCAATTCTCTGCCAGATAATATGGAAGGGTTGGGAAATTTGGAGCATTTGGAAATGGAGCATTTGCAGATTAAAGCATTACCCAATTCATTCAAGCAATTAAAAAATCTTAGATCTTTTAAAATAAAATACGGCACTTTTGATATTTTTGATGCGATTGCAGGTTTAACGAATCTGGAAAAGATTGAATTGGAAGATTATAACACTCCTTTCATCATTGCTGCACCACTTACTCAACTCATCAACCTTCGGGAATTACGCATTCGTGCCAATCAAAAAATAACAGACGCCATTTTTCATTTGCCAAAAAGCATTAAAAAATTAAGGCTCCGCGACAACACCCGAAAAGATGAAGAAACCAAACTATCACTTGGAAAAGTGCTTAATCATTTTGATCAGGCAACCGAACTGGATTTTGAACACATAGATTTTTCGGATATTTCAGAGCCGATTTTACCAAATAATAGTCTTAACACTTTAAGTTTAGACTATGCAAAAATGACCAAACTCCCCGATTCTTTTTCCAATCTGACAAGTCTGACTTATTTCAGAATGTTTGCTTGTAGTTTAGAAAAACTAAATCCGGTTTTGTACGATTGTCACAATTTGCAAAACATTCGTTTATCTAATGCAAAATTTCAAAGTATTCCTACAGGTATTTCAAAACTTCAAAATCTTAAACATATCGGCTTTGAATGTTCTGATATAGAAATATTACCTGACGATATTCTGGATATGAAAAATCTGGAAAAAATCTCTTTAGAAAACTGTCCTTTGTACAAAAACAAAGATTTTAAGACGTTAATAAAAAAGAAAATTAAAGGTATAAAAATTGTGAAAGGCTGGTATGATTAA
- a CDS encoding phosphotransferase, producing MSTFPAIASILSATALAEFIKSRYSLGENVDCKLFRTGVNHTYFISDNETKFVARVYCLHWRTKSEIQEELELLLLLKDNDLAVSYPISDEEGNFIQEINAPEGLRYTVLFTFAEGKKMRFMNTGSCFAVGSLMAKIHTITEGKKINRVHYNSDVLLHQAYHQMTSFFSEDLEEMQYLKKIGNQISNSFKEVDWSEDQQGIVHLDIWYDNLSVNNENEITIFDFDNCGNGALILDVAYFCKQLFFIESDKKEYELKVQSFLDGYQKTRNLSDQEIKLIPEAGASIFMFYLGVQAQRFDWSNIFFTENYLKMFVGRIKNWMDHHKP from the coding sequence ATGTCTACTTTTCCAGCAATAGCTTCCATATTATCAGCAACAGCATTAGCTGAATTTATAAAATCAAGATACAGTTTAGGAGAAAATGTTGATTGTAAATTGTTCAGAACAGGCGTTAATCATACTTATTTTATTTCTGATAATGAAACTAAATTTGTTGCCCGCGTTTACTGTCTTCATTGGAGAACGAAATCTGAAATTCAGGAAGAATTAGAACTTTTACTTTTACTAAAAGATAATGACCTTGCGGTATCATATCCAATTTCGGATGAAGAAGGCAACTTTATCCAGGAAATCAATGCTCCGGAAGGCTTACGCTATACTGTACTTTTTACTTTTGCAGAAGGCAAAAAAATGCGATTCATGAACACTGGATCCTGTTTTGCGGTTGGTTCTTTAATGGCAAAAATTCACACTATTACAGAGGGCAAAAAAATCAATAGAGTACATTATAATTCTGATGTTCTTTTACATCAGGCTTATCATCAGATGACCTCTTTTTTTTCTGAAGATTTGGAAGAGATGCAATATCTCAAGAAAATCGGAAATCAAATATCAAACAGTTTCAAAGAAGTCGATTGGTCAGAAGATCAGCAAGGCATCGTTCATCTTGATATTTGGTATGATAACCTAAGTGTAAATAATGAAAATGAGATCACCATCTTCGATTTTGATAATTGTGGAAATGGGGCTCTTATTTTAGATGTAGCTTATTTTTGTAAACAGCTATTTTTTATTGAATCAGACAAAAAAGAATATGAACTTAAAGTTCAAAGCTTTCTAGACGGCTATCAAAAAACAAGAAATTTATCTGATCAAGAAATTAAATTAATCCCTGAAGCCGGAGCCTCAATATTTATGTTTTATCTTGGTGTTCAGGCACAAAGATTTGATTGGTCTAACATATTTTTCACAGAAAATTATCTTAAAATGTTTGTTGGAAGAATAAAAAACTGGATGGATCATCATAAACCGTAA
- the arr gene encoding NAD(+)--rifampin ADP-ribosyltransferase — protein sequence MENKKDEQILDKGPFYHGTKADLQIGDLLNAGFESNYYPEIIMNHIYFTALQNGAGLAAALAKGDGNERIYIVEPTGIFENDPNVTDKKFPGNPTRSYRSTEPLKIVGEVTEWIKLTDEELQNWRERIAKLRENPDAEIIN from the coding sequence ATGGAAAACAAAAAAGATGAACAAATTTTGGATAAAGGTCCGTTCTACCACGGTACAAAAGCTGATCTACAAATTGGCGATCTGCTTAATGCCGGATTCGAGTCGAATTATTATCCCGAGATTATTATGAATCACATCTATTTTACGGCATTACAAAACGGCGCCGGATTAGCTGCTGCGCTCGCAAAAGGTGATGGTAATGAAAGGATTTATATCGTAGAACCAACAGGAATCTTTGAAAATGATCCCAATGTAACCGATAAAAAATTTCCGGGAAACCCTACCCGATCTTATCGAAGTACAGAACCTTTAAAGATTGTTGGCGAAGTCACCGAATGGATTAAACTGACCGATGAAGAACTTCAAAACTGGAGAGAAAGAATTGCAAAACTTCGGGAAAATCCGGATGCGGAAATAATTAATTAA